In a genomic window of Thiosocius teredinicola:
- the cca gene encoding hypothetical protein (catalyzes the addition and repair of the essential 3'-terminal CCA sequence in tRNAs without using a nucleic acid template; phosphohydrolase activities include hydrolysis of pyrophosphate, 5'-nucleoside tri- and diphosphates, NADP, and 2'-AMP with the production of Pi, metal-dependent phosphodiesterase activity for 2',3'-cAMP, 2',3'-cGMP, and 2',3'-cCMP, and hydrolysis 2',3'-cyclic substrates with the formation of 2'-nucleotides and 3'-nucleotides; these phosphohydrolase activities are probably involved in the repair of the tRNA 3'-CCA terminus degraded by intracellular RNases), whose translation MKIYLVGGAVRDRLLGLPVVERDWVVVGATPSDMLGREFKPADSVFPVFLHPDTGEEYALARRETKSGEGYRGFEVYCGADVSLEEDLRRRDLTINAMAQDDDGGLIDPFGGRDDLDEGRLCHVSPAFTEDPLRVIRVARFAAKLGRFGFRVAHDTHRLMKEMVGRGDMQHLTAERVWREMIKAMATDQPWRFFEVLQRCGALEALIPRLAAAMGSPGSHTEAADSAPVAALKRIVPATDDPAERLVAALWDCASSEREVAAVAEDLRADRDVATLLRKLSSGRPLCDAATHGDIDALMRLIGTWRGWNHDRDFERLVRIHDAQAERPILAPLLDVALPAAQGVSPAALQAQGFAGAELGRQLDVQRRDAAQQALERAGLVT comes from the coding sequence ATGAAGATATATCTCGTCGGTGGCGCCGTGCGCGATCGGTTGCTCGGCCTGCCGGTCGTCGAACGCGATTGGGTGGTGGTCGGCGCAACGCCGAGCGACATGCTGGGTCGAGAATTCAAACCCGCCGACAGCGTCTTTCCGGTGTTTCTGCACCCGGATACCGGCGAGGAGTACGCATTGGCGCGACGTGAGACCAAGAGCGGTGAAGGCTACCGCGGTTTCGAGGTGTATTGCGGAGCCGATGTGTCCTTGGAAGAAGACCTGCGTCGGCGTGATCTGACGATCAATGCGATGGCGCAGGATGACGATGGCGGGCTGATCGACCCGTTCGGTGGGCGTGACGATCTCGATGAGGGTCGTCTGTGTCACGTGTCACCCGCTTTCACCGAAGACCCGTTGCGGGTCATTCGGGTGGCCCGATTCGCCGCCAAGCTCGGCCGTTTCGGTTTTCGGGTCGCACACGATACCCATCGCCTGATGAAAGAAATGGTCGGGCGCGGTGATATGCAGCATCTGACCGCCGAGCGCGTGTGGCGCGAGATGATTAAAGCGATGGCGACCGATCAGCCCTGGCGATTTTTCGAGGTACTGCAGCGCTGTGGTGCGCTCGAAGCCTTGATCCCCCGACTTGCAGCTGCAATGGGCAGCCCGGGCTCACACACGGAGGCGGCCGATAGTGCGCCGGTCGCCGCATTGAAACGGATAGTGCCTGCGACCGACGATCCCGCTGAGCGCTTGGTTGCGGCACTCTGGGATTGCGCATCGAGCGAACGAGAGGTCGCAGCTGTGGCCGAGGATCTGCGCGCAGACCGCGACGTCGCCACGTTGCTGCGCAAGCTATCGTCGGGCAGGCCGCTGTGCGATGCCGCGACACATGGCGATATCGACGCGCTGATGCGGTTGATCGGCACCTGGCGCGGCTGGAATCACGATCGGGATTTCGAACGCCTGGTGCGCATCCACGATGCCCAGGCCGAGCGGCCGATATTGGCGCCGCTGCTCGACGTGGCACTGCCGGCAGCGCAGGGCGTCAGTCCCGCGGCGTTGCAGGCGCAAGGCTTTGCCGGTGCCGAACTGGGCAGGCAGCTCGATGTGCAACGGCGTGACGCCGCGCAGCAAGCCCTCGAACGTGCCGGTCTGGTAACGTAG
- a CDS encoding histidine kinase: MQAQGEEITDATVGSRIRRIVTGAHLVVPLLVLGLGLILIVLVSVALFVGSWDPVALIRVLALVAVGTLLAFAIGLYRLRRELIEPLARLEESVSQVCAGEPGASLALNDTGVLGAMVSDLDSLNEELSELYEDMDSRVSRHTTRLAQKTASLKILYDVAASINQAQDLEELLLRFLRVLKEMVNGLAATVRLEQPDGTLRVVGSIGTNNEVLREREMLPLALCVCGKALSPGDVLCDNPAMHCVKQLKRVMYGPGETEMVTVPLDYHDERLGMYHVYVRKPGISGREDILELLQTIGSHLGMAVAKQRSDREARRLSIMEERTTLAHELHDSLAQTLASLRFQVRLLEDLLQQETDNEAACKDVQRIRGGLDEAHTELRELLNSFRAPIDQRGLVSALEKVVERFGRETGIHVLFQNECREPSLSSAEEMQMLRVAQECLANIRKHAQAHTVRVLLSCRSNGLYSLLIEDDGVGFEDAAKQGRPGEHIGLSIMEERARRLGGNLRIESEIGEGTRVELTYQPQNDTGREARRWIS, from the coding sequence ATGCAGGCACAGGGCGAGGAAATCACAGACGCGACAGTGGGCAGCCGCATTCGACGCATCGTTACCGGTGCGCATCTGGTCGTGCCGCTGCTGGTACTGGGGCTGGGCCTTATCCTGATCGTGCTGGTGAGCGTTGCGCTGTTTGTCGGCAGCTGGGATCCGGTCGCGTTGATCCGGGTACTTGCCCTGGTGGCGGTCGGTACGCTGCTGGCGTTCGCCATCGGTCTTTATCGGTTGCGCAGGGAACTGATCGAGCCGCTTGCCCGGTTGGAGGAATCGGTGTCGCAGGTATGCGCCGGTGAACCCGGGGCCAGCCTGGCATTGAACGACACCGGTGTGCTGGGTGCGATGGTCAGCGACCTGGACAGCCTCAACGAAGAACTCAGCGAGTTGTACGAGGACATGGACAGTCGCGTATCGCGTCATACGACACGGCTTGCGCAGAAGACGGCCTCGCTGAAGATCCTGTACGACGTGGCAGCCAGTATCAACCAGGCCCAGGATCTCGAAGAACTGCTGTTGCGCTTTCTGCGCGTGCTCAAGGAGATGGTCAACGGGCTTGCGGCCACTGTGCGGCTCGAACAACCGGACGGTACGTTGCGTGTGGTCGGTTCGATCGGCACCAACAACGAGGTGCTGCGCGAGCGCGAGATGCTGCCGCTGGCATTGTGCGTTTGCGGCAAGGCGCTGTCGCCGGGCGATGTACTGTGCGACAACCCGGCCATGCACTGCGTAAAGCAGCTCAAGCGTGTGATGTATGGGCCGGGAGAGACCGAGATGGTGACCGTGCCGCTCGATTATCACGATGAGCGTCTCGGTATGTATCACGTCTATGTGCGTAAACCGGGTATCTCCGGGCGCGAGGATATTCTCGAGCTGCTACAGACCATCGGCAGCCACCTCGGGATGGCCGTTGCCAAGCAGCGTTCCGACCGTGAGGCGCGTCGTCTGTCGATCATGGAGGAACGCACGACGCTGGCCCACGAACTGCACGATTCGCTGGCGCAAACGCTGGCCAGTCTGCGCTTTCAGGTGCGCCTGCTCGAAGACCTGTTGCAGCAGGAGACCGACAACGAAGCCGCCTGCAAAGACGTGCAGCGCATCCGCGGCGGCCTGGACGAGGCGCACACCGAGTTGCGCGAGCTGCTCAACAGCTTTCGCGCACCGATCGACCAGCGTGGCCTGGTGTCGGCGCTGGAAAAGGTGGTCGAGCGTTTTGGTCGCGAGACCGGTATCCACGTGTTGTTTCAGAATGAGTGTCGTGAACCGAGCCTGTCGTCTGCTGAAGAGATGCAGATGCTGCGGGTGGCGCAGGAATGCCTGGCCAACATCCGCAAGCATGCCCAGGCACACACGGTGCGTGTCCTGCTGAGCTGTCGCAGCAATGGTCTGTACTCGCTGCTCATCGAAGACGATGGCGTGGGTTTCGAAGATGCCGCCAAACAGGGCAGGCCGGGCGAACATATCGGCCTGTCGATCATGGAAGAGCGGGCGCGTCGCTTGGGTGGTAATCTGCGCATCGAAAGTGAAATAGGCGAGGGGACCCGGGTGGAGCTGACCTATCAACCGCAGAACGACACCGGCCGTGAAGCCAGGCGGTGGATCAGCTGA
- a CDS encoding response regulator, with the protein MRVLMIDDHALFRMGLSELLERRGIEVVAAVGDCEQGIAMVEAQAPDVVLLDMRMPAMNGLEVLQELRRRKVSMPVVMLTTSREESDVVNALQNGARGYLLKDMEPDDLIRALGDIVGGQTVVAPELTIVLAKAVQGEVSTSAPSHRALAELTPRELEILCHLAEGQSNKVIARNLGISDGTVKLHVKAILRKLDVHSRVEAAVIAVEENICGRGGDAN; encoded by the coding sequence ATGCGCGTCTTGATGATCGATGATCATGCGCTGTTTCGCATGGGGCTCAGCGAGCTGTTGGAGCGTCGCGGTATCGAAGTGGTCGCCGCGGTTGGCGACTGTGAACAAGGCATTGCAATGGTCGAGGCGCAGGCGCCGGATGTGGTGTTGCTCGATATGCGTATGCCGGCGATGAACGGTCTGGAGGTTCTGCAGGAACTGCGGCGACGCAAGGTGAGCATGCCGGTGGTGATGCTGACCACCAGCCGTGAAGAGTCCGACGTGGTCAACGCCCTGCAGAACGGTGCGCGTGGTTACCTGCTCAAAGACATGGAGCCGGACGACCTGATCAGGGCACTTGGCGACATCGTGGGCGGTCAGACCGTGGTTGCCCCGGAATTGACGATCGTTCTGGCGAAGGCGGTACAGGGTGAGGTATCAACGTCTGCACCGAGTCATCGGGCATTGGCCGAGCTGACGCCGCGCGAACTGGAGATTTTGTGCCACCTGGCCGAAGGGCAGAGTAACAAGGTGATCGCGCGCAACCTGGGTATCTCCGATGGCACGGTGAAACTGCACGTCAAGGCGATACTGCGCAAGCTCGATGTGCACTCACGCGTCGAGGCCGCGGTGATCGCGGTCGAAGAGAATATTTGCGGACGCGGTGGCGACGCAAACTGA
- a CDS encoding rhodanese-like domain-containing protein, whose product MKRFLELVRDCLTDVKELMPWDLEERLQENSDILLVDVREPYEFDAMHIEGSLNVPRGILESSCEWDYEETIPELVRARDREVVIVCRSGQRSVLAAHSMQVLGFSNVASLQTGLRGWKDYDQPLVDKDGNDVDLDFADEYFTPQVGEDQLRPKDWDGY is encoded by the coding sequence ATGAAACGATTTTTGGAACTGGTCCGCGACTGCCTGACCGATGTCAAAGAGCTGATGCCGTGGGATCTCGAAGAGCGCCTGCAAGAAAACAGCGACATTCTGCTGGTCGATGTGCGCGAGCCCTACGAGTTCGATGCGATGCACATAGAAGGATCGCTGAATGTGCCGCGCGGCATCCTCGAATCGTCGTGCGAGTGGGACTACGAAGAGACGATCCCCGAACTGGTCCGCGCGCGCGATCGCGAGGTGGTGATCGTGTGCCGCTCCGGTCAGCGCAGCGTATTGGCTGCGCATTCGATGCAGGTGCTCGGCTTTAGCAATGTAGCGTCTTTGCAGACCGGCCTGCGTGGCTGGAAAGACTATGATCAGCCGCTGGTCGACAAGGACGGCAACGATGTCGATCTCGATTTCGCCGACGAGTATTTCACGCCGCAGGTCGGCGAAGACCAGCTGCGTCCCAAAGACTGGGACGGCTACTGA
- the cysG gene encoding siroheme synthase CysG, which produces MEHLPIFLSVKDQFCVVVGGGEIATRKIALLLRAGAHVQVISPALCANVAKFRDEGRIEHIARGYEDGDLDEAYLAIAATDNEDINHQVAEAGRMLRIPVNVVDHPEDGSFIMPSIIDRSPIVAAVSTSGTSPVLARLIRSRLESVIPAGYGRLAELAGRFRDRVKKTFKEPSDRRRFWDQVLQGSVAERVFSGHMQEAEVLMENALGQGNIQPGMGEVYLVGGGPGDPDLLTFRALRLMQQADVVVYDRLVAKAVLDMTRSDAERIYVGKERDNHAMRQEEINQLLADLAKQGKRVVRLKGGDPFIFGRGGEEIDTLASQGVPFQVIPGITAAAGCASYAGIPLTHRDYAQSVTFVTGHLKDNTMNLNWTQLAQPNQTVVFYMGLKGLPVISRELQAHGMPGDTPAALVQQGTTHQQRVFTGTVATLPELVEREQPKPPTLIIVGNVVELQGKLSWFKTPEHSEQGATSPVTPGTEL; this is translated from the coding sequence ATGGAACATTTACCGATATTTCTTTCCGTGAAAGATCAGTTCTGCGTCGTCGTCGGCGGCGGCGAGATTGCAACCCGCAAGATTGCTCTGCTGTTGCGTGCGGGCGCCCACGTGCAGGTGATCTCGCCGGCACTGTGCGCCAACGTGGCGAAGTTCCGCGATGAAGGACGCATCGAGCACATCGCCCGCGGTTACGAAGATGGCGACCTCGACGAGGCCTATCTGGCGATTGCGGCAACCGACAACGAAGACATCAATCACCAAGTGGCCGAAGCGGGACGCATGCTGCGCATCCCGGTCAATGTCGTCGACCACCCCGAAGACGGCAGCTTCATCATGCCGTCGATCATCGACCGCTCGCCGATCGTCGCGGCGGTGTCGACCAGCGGCACCTCGCCGGTGCTGGCCCGCCTGATCCGCTCGCGACTGGAGTCGGTGATTCCTGCCGGTTACGGCCGACTTGCCGAACTCGCCGGCCGATTCCGCGACCGGGTGAAGAAGACCTTCAAAGAGCCCTCCGACCGTCGCCGTTTCTGGGACCAGGTGCTGCAAGGCAGCGTTGCCGAACGGGTGTTCTCCGGCCACATGCAAGAGGCCGAGGTGCTGATGGAAAACGCGCTGGGCCAAGGCAATATTCAACCGGGTATGGGAGAGGTCTACCTGGTCGGCGGCGGCCCCGGCGATCCGGACCTGCTGACGTTCCGCGCACTGCGCCTGATGCAGCAGGCCGATGTCGTGGTCTACGACCGCTTGGTCGCCAAGGCCGTGCTCGACATGACGCGCAGCGATGCCGAACGCATCTATGTCGGCAAGGAACGCGACAATCACGCGATGCGTCAGGAAGAGATCAACCAACTGCTGGCCGATCTGGCCAAACAGGGCAAACGCGTGGTGCGACTGAAAGGCGGCGACCCGTTCATCTTTGGTCGCGGCGGTGAAGAAATCGACACGCTGGCCAGCCAGGGCGTGCCGTTCCAGGTCATCCCCGGCATCACGGCCGCTGCGGGCTGCGCCAGCTACGCCGGTATTCCGCTGACCCATCGCGATTATGCCCAGTCGGTGACATTCGTCACCGGCCATCTCAAAGACAACACGATGAACCTCAACTGGACGCAGCTGGCCCAGCCGAACCAGACGGTCGTGTTCTACATGGGATTGAAGGGCCTGCCGGTGATCAGCCGCGAACTACAGGCGCATGGCATGCCCGGCGACACGCCCGCAGCCTTGGTGCAGCAGGGCACGACACATCAACAGCGGGTATTCACCGGCACCGTGGCAACGCTGCCGGAACTGGTCGAGCGCGAACAACCCAAGCCGCCGACCTTGATCATCGTCGGCAACGTGGTCGAATTGCAGGGCAAGCTGTCGTGGTTCAAGACGCCGGAACATTCCGAGCAAGGCGCGACATCGCCGGTCACCCCCGGCACCGAGCTTTGA
- a CDS encoding rhodanese-like domain-containing protein produces the protein MLVKEIDASELKTRLEAGDDIALVDIRSDAEIAQGILPDAEHLAMHLIPLRMHDLPKDKDVILYCRSGARSYHACNFLGQQGIHNVINLRGGIIAWAREGYEIAAPQQRRAGMM, from the coding sequence ATGTTAGTTAAAGAGATCGACGCGTCAGAACTCAAAACCCGCCTCGAAGCCGGCGATGATATTGCACTGGTCGATATCCGTAGCGACGCCGAGATCGCACAAGGCATTCTGCCCGACGCCGAGCACCTTGCCATGCATCTGATCCCCCTGCGGATGCACGACCTGCCCAAAGATAAAGATGTCATCTTGTACTGCCGCAGCGGCGCACGTTCGTATCACGCGTGCAATTTCCTCGGCCAGCAAGGCATCCACAATGTTATCAACCTGCGTGGCGGCATCATCGCATGGGCACGCGAAGGCTATGAAATTGCTGCGCCGCAGCAGCGCCGCGCCGGCATGATGTGA
- a CDS encoding sulfurtransferase TusA family protein, with protein sequence MADFDEELDASGLNCPLPILRAKKTLAGMEAGKVLHIIATDPGSVKDFEAFARQTGNELMESKEEGGKFQFLIKKA encoded by the coding sequence ATGGCTGATTTCGACGAAGAACTGGACGCAAGCGGTCTGAACTGTCCGCTCCCCATCCTGCGCGCGAAGAAAACCTTGGCGGGTATGGAAGCAGGCAAGGTCCTGCACATCATCGCCACCGACCCGGGTTCCGTTAAAGACTTCGAAGCCTTTGCCCGTCAGACCGGCAATGAACTGATGGAGTCGAAGGAAGAAGGCGGCAAGTTCCAGTTCCTCATCAAAAAGGCCTGA
- the dsrE2 gene encoding sulfur carrier protein DsrE2: MDEKKLAIIATKGSLDWAYPPFILASTAAALGYETEIFFTFYGLQLLKKDLDLKVTPLGNPGMPMPMGMDKWFPTLLTALPGMEAMMTSMMKKKMASKGVASLEELRELCQEAEVRLIACQMTVDLFDMDSSAFIDGVEYAGAARFFEFAGQSDICLYI, encoded by the coding sequence ATGGACGAGAAAAAACTTGCCATCATCGCGACTAAAGGTTCGCTGGACTGGGCTTATCCGCCCTTCATTCTCGCCTCGACCGCGGCAGCATTAGGTTACGAGACGGAAATCTTCTTTACCTTCTATGGCCTGCAGCTGTTGAAGAAAGATCTCGATCTGAAGGTAACGCCGCTGGGTAACCCCGGCATGCCGATGCCGATGGGAATGGACAAATGGTTCCCGACCCTGCTGACGGCACTGCCCGGTATGGAAGCCATGATGACTTCCATGATGAAGAAGAAGATGGCCAGCAAGGGTGTCGCCAGCCTCGAAGAGCTGCGCGAGCTCTGCCAAGAGGCCGAAGTGCGTTTGATCGCCTGTCAGATGACGGTGGACCTGTTCGACATGGATTCATCGGCATTCATCGACGGTGTCGAATATGCGGGAGCCGCCCGCTTCTTCGAGTTTGCCGGCCAGTCGGACATCTGTCTGTACATCTGA